In the genome of Massilibacterium senegalense, the window CACCCATTGTAGCACGTGTGTAGCCCAAGTCATAAGGGGCATGATGATTTGACGTCATCCCCACCTTCCTCCGGTTTGTCACCGGCAGTCACCTTAGAGTGCCCAACTAAATGCTGGCAACTAAGATCAAGGGTTGCGCTCGTTGCGGGACTTAACCCAACATCTCACGACACGAGCTGACGACAACCATGCACCACCTGTCACCTTGTCCCCCGAAGGGGAAAACTCTATCTCTAGAGCGTGCAAGGGATGTCAAGACTTGGTAAGGTTCTTCGCGTTGCTTCGAATTAAACCACATGCTCCACCGCTTGTGCGGGCCCCCGTCAATTCCTTTGAGTTTCAGTCTTGCGACCGTACTCCCCAGGCGGAGTGCTTAGTGCGTTAGCGACAGCACCGAGGGTTGGACCCCCCGACACCTAGCACTCATCGTTTACAGCGTGGACTACCAGGGTATCTAATCCTGTTCGCTCCCCACGCTTTCGCGCCTCAGCGTCAGTTGCAGACCAGAGAGTCGCCTTCGCCACTGGTGTTCCTCCATATCTCTACGCATTTCACCGCTACACATGGAATTCCACTCTCCTCTTCTGCACTCAAGCTTTCCAGTTTCCAATGACCCTCCACGGTTGAGCCGTGGGCTTTCACATCAGACTTAAGAAGCCGCCTGCGCGCGCTTTACGCCCAATAATTCCGGATAACGCTTGCCACCTACGTATTACCGCGGCTGCTGGCACGTAGTTAGCCGTGGCTTTCTGGTTAGGTACCGTCAAGGTACCGCCCTATTTGAACGATACTTGTTCTTCCCTAACAACAGAGTTTTACGATCCGAAGACCTTCATCACTCACGCGGCGTTGCTCCGTCAGACTTTCGTCCATTGCGGAAGATTCCCTACTGCTGCCTCCCGTAGGAGTTTGGGCCGTGTCTCAGTCCCAATGTGGCCGATCACCCTCTCAGGTCGGCTACGCATCGTTGCCTTGGTAGGCTGTTACCCTACCAACTAGCTAATGCGCCGCGGGCCCATCCTTAAGTGATAGCCGAAGCCATCTTTTATCATTAGACCATGCGGTCTAATCAGTTATCCGGTATTAGCACCGATTTCTCGATGTTATCCCAGTCTTAAGGGCAGGTTGCCCACGTGTTACTCACCCGTCCGCCGCTAACCTCAAAGGAGCAAGCTCCTCGTCGGTTCGCTCGACTTGCATGTATTAGGCACGCCGCCAGCGTTCATCCTGAGCCAGGATCAAACTCTCAAATAAAAGTTTTGCGTTGGCTCTTTAGAATTGACTAGAGATGTATTCATACAAATTGTATGTTGTACATTCTATTGCTTGACGTTTCGTTTAGTTTTCAAAGGACATCATCGCTTCTCATTAGCGACTTTCTATATAATATCACATCGCATTCATAAATGCAATATCTTTTTTCGAAATATTTTTGAACGTTTTGCATTCTTTTTGAGAACGCTATTAACTTTATCACATAATTTATTGTGATGCAACTCTTTTTCAAAAAAATATCCTTTATAAAAAAATATCCTCCTCACCGATTGTTCATTGTATGTATTCCATTTTTATGCGCTACAAGAATCTTACTCACAATCTTAGAAAGTTTCCATAAAGAAGCACAAAACTATATCGTTGATAAAAAGAGAAAAAATTCTATTATAGAAGCATTACTTATTATGATGTACAATTTAAAAAAACGTCTTTTATAGATAGACGTTCTTCTTGTAAAGGATACCCTTTTTCTTTTTTCAATCTAACGAAAGTATTGGATTCGTTTTGTTGCTCATTTAAACGTAGGTTGATAATCTTTCACTTGCTTTGGTTCAAGTGGCTTACTAATACAATATCCCTGCACTAAATCAACCCCTGCTTCTTTGCAATACTCAAACTCTTCTTTCATTTCTATTCCTTCTACTAACACTATAATCCCTAAATCTTTCGAGATAGTAATCACCGATTGAATAAACGGTTGTTTTTCTTTATTTTGGTCACACTTATCGATAAAATGGCGATCAATTTTCACGTAATCTGGTTGCAACTTTTTTAAAACATTAATTAATAGAAGCAAATCCAGTCCCTAAATCATCTAGTGCTACTTTCATTCCAGACCGTTTATATGTTTAAAAATATTCTTCAAATGATGTAAAACCGCTATTTTTTTACTTTCTACTACTTCAAATACGAGTTGATTCGGATCTACATTTAATTTTTCTACAATAGAAAAGGTATGCTTCAAACAAAAATCCGGGTTATATATAGTAGATGGTAAAAAATCAATAAAACATTTCGCTTCCTTTGTCACATACATTCCATACGATTTAATTGCTACTTCCCTAGCTATTTGATCTAGCTTTGTACGTAATTCTGTTTCCATGGCAGCTTGAAAGAGAGTCTCTGGTGAAAATGCTTGTTGGGATTTGGTTTCTAATCGAAGCAATGCTTCAGACGCAAAAACCGTTGGCGCTTCGCCTAATTGAATGATTGGTTGAAAATGTGAAATGAATGGTTTTTTTCGATTAATTGCACTGGCTCATAATGTGTTCATTGCTTCATAAATAATGGTAACAGTCAAAAGTAAGGTTGTGATTGTGCAGATTGATCCATCACTTTCACTGTTGCTTTTTCAAACCAATCTTCTGTTTGTAAAGATGTGATGTACGACAATAATTCTTCTTTTGTTCTATACATGACTTCTCCGTAATCTTCCTTGCTATTATATAATTTGGCGACACCTGATGTAATAGAAGGAATTGTTACGCCATATGATGAACATATCATTTTTACCACTCCTTTCGAACTGTTTTCCTTTTTTTTCATTCGTTTAAATGATAGTACTTAACCTATATTTACGACAATTAATCTGTTTTTTCGACAAAAAAACCTAGACGCATGTCTAGGTTTTTGATTATGCCAAGTATATAAAGTAAGCGATAAAAACAGCAAATAATCCCCACATAATTGGGTGAAATTCTTTCCCGCGGCCTTTTACCATCATCGTAATTGGATATACGATAAATCCTAATGCAATACCTGTTGCAATACTATACGTTAATGGCATTAAAATAATAGTTAAAAATGCCGGTACAGCGATTTCGAATTTTCCCCACTCAATTTTTCCTAACACACTAGCCATCAATACACCAACAATAATTAGTGCTGGTGCTGTAACTTCTGGTGTGACGACACCTAAAAGGGGCGCGAAAAATAATGCTAGTAAAAACATTGCAGCTGTAATTAAAGTAGAAAAACCAGTTCTTGCACCCGCTGCAACACCAGATGAAGATTCAATATAAGACGTTGTAGAAGATGTACCAATAACAGCACCTGTTAAAATTGCTAATGAATCAGCAAGTAACGCACGGTTCGCACGTGGTAATTTATTATCTTTAATAAATCCTGCTTGTGTCGCTACAGCCATTAAGGTTCCTGCTGTATCGAAAAATGCTACAAATAAAAACGTTAACACAACAATAAATAAATCTAATGTATAAATGTTTGCATCAAATAATTGTGTAACGGCAACCCCGAATACTGGTTCTAAACTTGGAATGGAATCTACTACTTTTTTAGGAGTATCAATCAAACCTGTTAAGACTCCAACAATAGAAGTTAAAATCATTCCATAAAAAATACCACCACGGAACCCACGTACCATAAAAATAACCGTCGTGATCAATCCAAATACTGCAAGTAATACAGAACCTTTTGTCATGTCACCTAACGATACGAGTGTTGCTTCATTCGGAACGATAATACCAGCGTTTTTAAAACCGATAAACGCAATGAAAAACCCAATCCCACTTGCAGTTGCATATTTTAAGTCAATCGGAATTGAGTTAATAATTAATTCCCGAAGTCCTGAGATACTAATTAAAACGAATAAAACCCCAGATAATAAAACTCCTGCTAATGCAGTTTGCCACGGAATCCCCATTCCAATTACGACAGAGTACGCAAAGAACGCATTTAGCCCCATACCTGGCGCTAAAGCGATAGGATAATTTGCCATGACACCCATCAACACGGTTCCAACGGCTGCTGCTAACGCCGTTGCAGTGAAGACTGCCTTTTGATCCATTCCTGCATCCCCAAGAACGAGAGGGTTTACAAAAAGGATGTAAGCCATCGCTAAAAACGTAGTTAGTCCTCCAACTATTTCACGACGATAGTTCGTGTTGTTCTCCGCAAAGCGGAAAAATTTGTCCATGTTTTAGCTCCTCCTATTATAGTGTAAAAATTTACTCCATTGTAATTCACCGTTTACATAACCTTTGTTACTTTTATCCTTTCACCATTCCACTTTCCTTAAACCTTGTGAACGAATAAAAAAAGCTCTAGGTCATCTACCTAGAGCATACAAAGGGACGATTGAAGTGTATAAGGGAACGAGATGCACCCCACAATGGAACACACTTCTTTGCACCCTTCGTAGTCAAGCCATTTACGGTAGCTTGGTAGAGACTCCCAGGCCGTATCCCTGGAATTATACGTCGGATTTCAATTAAGCCAAATTGCAAAATTTATTGTAACAGGATTTCATGGTACCGTCAATAAACACGAACATTTTCTTTCCGTTTTTCTTCCTTTGTTCGTTATTAGTTAAAGTATGGATAAATTGAGATAAAAATGGATACCTATTTCCTTCCCTGTCTTTCCATGAAAAAAGCCCCCATCTTAAAAAAAGATGGAAGGCTGTTCATTTCTATTCCTTATTCCCACTCTATTTTCACGATGCTAGTTCTAGGGCAATATTATTGATTTTAAAGGGTTTTAAAGAAGGATAAACTCATATAGAATGATATAAAAAATTAAAATAATGCAATAAATGCAACTCACTGTTTAGAGTTATCACCACTATAAATATTTGATATATTCTACAAAAGACGTTTCAATTGAAGCATCTTTTGTAGTAAGGATAGAGAAATAACAAAAGAATAGAATTAGATTACTATTTTATTTAGGTCCTATGAACTTAATCAACTATAGGATTTTCTTATAGTTGATTTGATCAAGGTAGAGCAGTTGACGTTCTTCCTTGTTTGACAGAAGAACTATGTCAATCGGTATTCCTAATATTTTTTGTAACTGGATCCGCAAAGTCCTTCTTAGCTTGATAAGTTTGAGAATTTCTTTGTAAGACCTATTTCTATATACAATCAGTAAGTCAATGTCATTTGGAGTTTGTATATTTAGAGATGAACCAAATTGATAAATACTAATCTCATCGAACTCCATCGTAATATTTTTTTCATCATGATATCCAGAAAAATACTCCTCAGGTTTTTCAAAGTTAAGTGCTCCCATCAATTCACTAAATAAAAACAGTCCTTTACCAATGCTTTGGGAGTATTCCTTAGCTTCAAGAGTATATCCATTCCATGATGAAATAGTTACAATGGCATCGATATCATAAGAGATGGAAAACTCCATTACATCTGCCAAACTAACAGTATATATATTGGTAAGATATATTTTATAATGACATCCATTATTCAATTCAACAGAATAGTAATATTCATTTATTTTTTTAAAATCTATTACTTTATTATGTTGTCTTATAGCCTTTTCAAAAAAAGCAACACTTTCTGGTCTAGGGATATCACTACTATTCACCATCTAAATCACCATTTTTTAATATAATATTGTTAATTATTTTACTAAACGATTGAGGAAAAGTCTTGTATGCGGTGCGATCAATACGATTAGTATGATTAAGTTTAAAAATATGTACATGTTCTTCGAATTCAA includes:
- a CDS encoding NCS2 family permease — protein: MDKFFRFAENNTNYRREIVGGLTTFLAMAYILFVNPLVLGDAGMDQKAVFTATALAAAVGTVLMGVMANYPIALAPGMGLNAFFAYSVVIGMGIPWQTALAGVLLSGVLFVLISISGLRELIINSIPIDLKYATASGIGFFIAFIGFKNAGIIVPNEATLVSLGDMTKGSVLLAVFGLITTVIFMVRGFRGGIFYGMILTSIVGVLTGLIDTPKKVVDSIPSLEPVFGVAVTQLFDANIYTLDLFIVVLTFLFVAFFDTAGTLMAVATQAGFIKDNKLPRANRALLADSLAILTGAVIGTSSTTSYIESSSGVAAGARTGFSTLITAAMFLLALFFAPLLGVVTPEVTAPALIIVGVLMASVLGKIEWGKFEIAVPAFLTIILMPLTYSIATGIALGFIVYPITMMVKGRGKEFHPIMWGLFAVFIAYFIYLA